In the genome of Nycticebus coucang isolate mNycCou1 chromosome 12, mNycCou1.pri, whole genome shotgun sequence, one region contains:
- the LOC128561764 gene encoding 39S ribosomal protein L42, mitochondrial-like → MAGAAVKWVISKRSILKHLFPIQNGALYCVCHKSTYSSLPDDYNCKVELALTSDGRTIVCYHPSVDIPYEHTKPIPLPDPVCNNEETHDQVLKTRLAEKSERLEQGPMIEQLSKMFFTTKHRWYPRGQYHTRRKKLNPPKDR, encoded by the coding sequence ATGGCTGGAGCAGCAGTAAAATGGGTGATATCAAAGAGAAGTATcttgaaacatttatttccaaTCCAAAATGGAGCTTTATATTGTGTTTGTCATAAATCTACATATTCTTCTCTACCAGATGACTATAATTGCAAAGTGGAGCTTGCTTTGACATCTGATGGCAGGACAATAGTATGCTACCATCCTTCTGTGGACATTCCATATGAACACACAAAACCTATTCCTCTACCAGATCCTGTGTGTAATAATGAAGAAACACATGATCAAGTGCTGAAAACCAGATTAGCAGAAAAAAGTGAACGCCTTGAACAAGGACCCATGATAGAACAACTTAGCAAAATGTTCTTTACTACTAAGCACCGTTGGTATCCTCGTGGACAGTATCACACTCGTCGTAAGAAACTGAATCCTCCAAAGGACAGATGA